One genomic window of Undibacterium cyanobacteriorum includes the following:
- the leuC gene encoding 3-isopropylmalate dehydratase large subunit, translated as MSKTLYDKLWESHLVHSEEDGTALIYIDRHLLHEVTSPQAFEGLKLAGRNPWRKSANLVVADHNVPTTNRANGIDDPISRLQVETLDDNAKAFGLTYFDMRDLRQGIVHVIGPEQGATLPGMTVVCGDSHTSTHGAFACLAHGIGTSEVEHVLATQTLIAKKSKSMLIRVDGQVGAGVTAKDIVLAIIGKIGTAGGTGYAIEFAGAAISALSMEGRMTVCNMAIEAGARAGMIAVDQTTIDYVKDRPFSPKGEQWDAAVAYWKTLHSDVDAQFDTVVEINAESIVPQVTWGTSPEMVIGVDGVTPDPQAETDVVKRDAIVKALAYMDLPPNKPIREVSIDKVFIGSCTNSRIEDLRAAAEVVKGKVKAGNVKLAMVVPGSGLVKVQAEQEGLDKIFEAAGFEWREPGCSMCLAMNADRLEPGERCASTSNRNFEGRQGQGGRTHLVSPAMAAAAGIAGHFVDVRHA; from the coding sequence ATGTCTAAAACGCTTTACGACAAACTCTGGGAGTCTCATTTAGTTCATTCCGAAGAAGATGGTACGGCCTTAATTTATATTGATCGCCATCTACTTCACGAAGTCACCAGTCCCCAAGCCTTCGAAGGCTTAAAGTTGGCGGGACGCAACCCATGGCGCAAATCGGCAAATTTAGTCGTGGCGGATCATAATGTGCCGACCACGAATCGTGCTAATGGCATCGATGATCCTATTTCTCGTCTACAGGTCGAAACACTCGACGATAACGCTAAAGCATTTGGCTTGACCTATTTTGATATGCGCGACCTGCGTCAAGGGATCGTGCATGTAATCGGCCCCGAACAAGGTGCGACCTTGCCAGGCATGACTGTGGTTTGTGGTGATTCACATACTTCAACTCATGGAGCCTTTGCCTGTCTCGCACACGGTATAGGCACCTCAGAAGTAGAGCATGTGCTTGCTACCCAAACTTTGATTGCTAAGAAATCGAAAAGTATGCTGATTCGGGTCGATGGTCAGGTTGGCGCGGGCGTCACTGCAAAAGATATCGTGCTCGCCATTATTGGTAAGATTGGTACAGCAGGTGGGACGGGGTATGCGATTGAATTTGCGGGGGCGGCAATCAGTGCGCTCTCAATGGAAGGGCGGATGACGGTTTGTAATATGGCGATCGAAGCTGGCGCTCGTGCTGGCATGATTGCGGTTGATCAGACCACGATTGACTATGTGAAAGATCGACCATTTTCTCCGAAAGGGGAGCAGTGGGACGCAGCTGTCGCGTATTGGAAAACCTTGCACAGTGACGTCGATGCTCAGTTTGACACGGTAGTTGAAATCAATGCTGAGTCTATCGTTCCCCAAGTGACTTGGGGTACTTCGCCAGAAATGGTCATCGGTGTTGATGGAGTTACGCCTGATCCACAGGCTGAGACTGATGTCGTAAAACGTGATGCGATTGTCAAAGCACTCGCTTATATGGATTTACCTCCAAACAAACCAATTCGTGAAGTTTCCATCGATAAGGTGTTTATCGGTTCTTGTACCAATTCTAGGATTGAAGATTTGCGCGCGGCAGCCGAGGTCGTCAAAGGCAAAGTTAAAGCTGGCAATGTGAAGTTGGCAATGGTCGTGCCCGGCTCTGGTTTGGTCAAAGTTCAGGCCGAGCAAGAGGGCTTGGATAAGATTTTTGAGGCGGCAGGTTTTGAATGGCGTGAGCCGGGATGCTCAATGTGTTTAGCGATGAATGCTGATCGCCTCGAGCCTGGCGAACGTTGCGCTTCAACCTCGAATCGCAACTTTGAAGGTCGGCAAGGGCAGGGAGGGCGCACTCATCTGGTGTCGCCTGCAATGGCTGCGGCAGCTGGTATTGCCGGACATTTT
- the aroC gene encoding chorismate synthase, giving the protein MSGNTFGTLFTVTTFGESHGPAIGCIVDGCPPGMELSEADIQPDLDRRRPGTSRHVTQRQEPDQVEILSGVYQGKTTGTPIALLIRNTDQRSKDYGNIVESFRPGHADFTYWNKYGIRDPRGGGRSSARLTAPVVGAGAIAKKWMFEKFGTQFFAGLTQLGDIEIPFQAWRHTSENPFFAPSADQDLIARMEDFMDALRRDGDSIGAKIEVHATKVPVGLGEPIYDKLDAEIAFAMMGINAVKGVEIGAGFKSIRQRGSEHGDEITQQGFLGNNAGGVLGGISTGQDITVSMAIKPTSSIRVPRQSIDIHDNPVNVETFGRHDPCVGIRAAPIAEAMLALVLMDHALRHRAQCGDVPKQPIGI; this is encoded by the coding sequence ATGTCAGGCAATACTTTTGGTACTTTGTTCACGGTCACAACTTTTGGAGAGTCGCACGGTCCAGCAATCGGATGCATTGTTGATGGGTGCCCTCCTGGAATGGAATTGAGTGAGGCGGATATTCAACCAGATCTTGATCGCCGTCGACCCGGTACATCACGTCACGTCACACAAAGACAAGAGCCTGATCAAGTTGAGATTTTGTCAGGAGTCTATCAAGGGAAAACCACGGGCACTCCGATCGCGCTGTTGATTCGAAACACGGATCAACGCAGTAAGGATTACGGCAATATTGTCGAGAGCTTCCGCCCGGGGCATGCTGATTTTACTTATTGGAACAAGTATGGCATTCGAGATCCACGTGGGGGCGGGCGGTCTTCTGCTCGTTTGACAGCGCCGGTTGTGGGGGCAGGAGCGATTGCCAAAAAATGGATGTTTGAAAAGTTTGGGACTCAGTTTTTTGCTGGTTTAACGCAGTTAGGGGATATCGAGATTCCTTTTCAGGCTTGGCGACATACATCTGAAAATCCTTTTTTCGCACCTTCCGCTGATCAAGACTTGATTGCGCGTATGGAAGATTTTATGGATGCTCTTCGTCGCGATGGTGATTCGATTGGGGCCAAAATTGAAGTTCACGCGACCAAAGTCCCTGTCGGACTTGGTGAACCGATTTACGACAAATTGGATGCGGAAATTGCCTTTGCGATGATGGGGATTAACGCCGTCAAGGGCGTCGAAATCGGAGCAGGTTTCAAGTCGATTCGACAACGCGGTTCCGAGCACGGTGACGAGATTACACAGCAAGGTTTTCTCGGTAATAATGCCGGTGGGGTGTTAGGCGGCATTTCAACCGGTCAAGATATCACGGTATCAATGGCCATCAAGCCTACATCATCGATTCGCGTGCCACGTCAGTCAATTGACATTCATGATAATCCAGTCAATGTGGAAACCTTCGGACGCCATGATCCATGTGTCGGTATTCGTGCTGCTCCAATTGCAGAAGCGATGTTGGCACTGGTATTGATGGATCATGCTCTGCGCCATCGCGCTCAGTGTGGTGACGTTCCAAAGCAGCCAATTGGTATATGA
- a CDS encoding bifunctional diguanylate cyclase/phosphodiesterase translates to MSDLNQANDDALIFMDEQTAESNHPQIVRPSWRIMIIDDDPDVHSATMFALGNLEIQNRSLSFLHAYSAQEARDILAREPDIAVILLDVVMEQEDAGLNLVNYVRKNLGLIDVRIILRTGQPGYAPEIDAIRDYDINDYKTKSELTRTKLYTTVTSAIRSYEQICSISANQRGLEYIVNASAELMSQKGLQNFSHGVLQQISSLLGRKVEGFVCNQLESIGGETELASLLVIAASPDFAAYTQKTVDKIDDSEVQELIAESITNKANLYQASHIALHFESGSQNHLTVLLKTNLEVTDLDKRLLEVFCSNISVGLNNVMLTSRLHQYAYFDPLTGLANRLKLLQTLNETLQSPLKDRSVLSLIDIDHFAETNDALGHQFGDMLLCSVAKRLLDNFGTSCHLARVGGDTFALLGDEELVTPIKISQIFQHAFDVDHQEVQLSSTTGLIRLGGYEGGGSDALKDTNIALKRAKAHQRASHSYFTLDMGVEIRERVRMMHALRAAFENERLFVVYQPQVDMRTTTPVGAEALLRWKNEEGQFVPPDQFIPIAEYSGLIVDIGEWVLRSACFELQHLHQLGYTDFKMAVNVSQAQFSHPQFLQSLERALVETKAPANCLELEITESMAMNDPEMLIKTLLHIKQFGVQISIDDFGTGFSSLSHLQRLNVDKLKIDRAFVNEINDKSGEGSIAKMIVQLSQSLNIKVIAEGVETKLQADTLMSFGCHLAQGYLYARPQTQLDLRAWLAQEPGQDLIHLPRGLPV, encoded by the coding sequence ATGAGTGATTTGAATCAAGCAAATGACGATGCATTGATCTTCATGGATGAGCAAACTGCGGAGTCAAATCATCCGCAAATCGTCCGCCCCAGCTGGCGTATCATGATTATCGATGATGATCCTGATGTGCACTCAGCGACGATGTTCGCGCTCGGCAACCTAGAAATTCAAAATCGCAGCTTGAGTTTCCTACATGCCTATTCCGCACAAGAAGCGCGAGACATTCTGGCAAGAGAGCCCGATATCGCCGTAATTCTTCTTGATGTCGTGATGGAGCAAGAGGACGCTGGGCTTAACTTGGTCAACTATGTCAGAAAAAACCTTGGTCTCATCGATGTCCGAATTATCCTGCGCACCGGTCAACCTGGTTACGCCCCAGAAATTGACGCGATTCGTGATTACGATATCAATGACTACAAAACAAAGTCCGAGCTGACTCGCACCAAGCTTTACACTACCGTTACTTCCGCCATTCGCTCGTACGAGCAAATCTGCTCTATTTCGGCCAATCAACGAGGCCTCGAATACATTGTCAATGCCAGTGCCGAGCTGATGTCACAAAAAGGTTTGCAAAACTTTTCGCACGGCGTGTTACAGCAGATCTCATCGTTATTGGGACGTAAAGTCGAAGGATTCGTTTGCAATCAACTTGAAAGCATTGGTGGTGAGACAGAACTCGCTTCCTTACTCGTAATCGCTGCAAGTCCAGACTTTGCAGCTTACACACAGAAAACCGTCGACAAGATTGATGATTCAGAGGTGCAAGAATTAATTGCCGAGTCAATCACGAACAAAGCAAATTTATATCAGGCATCGCATATCGCTCTACACTTTGAGAGCGGCTCACAAAACCATCTGACGGTATTATTAAAGACCAATCTCGAAGTCACAGACCTTGATAAACGTTTGCTCGAAGTCTTCTGCAGCAATATTTCGGTCGGTTTGAATAATGTGATGTTGACCAGTCGGCTTCATCAATATGCTTACTTTGATCCGCTTACCGGACTAGCGAATCGATTAAAGCTTCTGCAAACCCTCAACGAAACACTGCAATCCCCTCTCAAAGATCGCAGCGTTCTCTCCCTCATTGACATTGATCACTTCGCTGAGACAAATGACGCCTTAGGTCATCAGTTTGGCGACATGCTGCTGTGCTCTGTCGCCAAACGACTATTAGACAACTTCGGCACTTCATGTCACCTTGCCCGCGTCGGTGGCGACACCTTCGCCTTGTTAGGCGATGAGGAGCTAGTAACCCCGATCAAGATCAGTCAGATTTTTCAACATGCCTTTGATGTCGATCATCAGGAAGTTCAACTGTCCTCCACCACTGGCCTCATCCGACTTGGTGGCTACGAAGGCGGCGGCTCCGATGCCTTGAAGGACACCAATATCGCCCTCAAACGAGCCAAGGCGCATCAACGGGCCTCGCACAGCTACTTCACTCTGGATATGGGGGTCGAGATCCGTGAGCGAGTCAGAATGATGCACGCACTACGTGCAGCATTTGAGAATGAACGGCTGTTTGTTGTGTATCAACCCCAAGTCGATATGCGGACCACAACACCTGTCGGAGCCGAAGCACTCCTACGATGGAAAAATGAAGAGGGGCAATTCGTACCTCCAGACCAATTTATTCCGATTGCAGAATATTCTGGCCTTATCGTCGATATTGGCGAATGGGTGCTTCGTAGCGCATGCTTCGAACTTCAGCATTTACATCAACTCGGCTATACCGATTTCAAAATGGCGGTCAACGTCTCACAGGCACAATTCTCGCATCCGCAGTTTTTGCAAAGTCTTGAACGTGCACTCGTTGAAACGAAGGCGCCAGCAAATTGCTTGGAACTCGAGATTACTGAATCCATGGCAATGAATGATCCTGAAATGCTGATCAAGACGCTACTGCACATTAAACAGTTCGGCGTCCAAATTTCGATTGATGACTTTGGTACTGGCTTCTCGTCATTGAGCCACTTGCAAAGACTTAATGTTGATAAGCTCAAAATTGATCGTGCTTTTGTCAACGAAATCAACGATAAATCAGGCGAAGGCAGTATCGCCAAGATGATCGTTCAACTTAGTCAAAGTTTGAATATTAAAGTCATCGCCGAAGGCGTCGAAACCAAATTACAAGCCGACACTTTAATGAGCTTTGGCTGCCATCTCGCACAAGGATACTTGTATGCCAGACCGCAAACGCAACTTGATCTACGAGCGTGGTTAGCGCAGGAGCCGGGCCAAGACCTCATTCATCTTCCACGGGGATTACCTGTTTGA